Below is a window of Musa acuminata AAA Group cultivar baxijiao chromosome BXJ3-11, Cavendish_Baxijiao_AAA, whole genome shotgun sequence DNA.
cATTATTGCTGCTGGATCGTAAAAGTATGAACTCGACTTACATCTCGATAAGGAAAATCATTAACTTCAAGCATATGTATCACGTGTCCCATCTTTGGCCTCTTTTGTGAATCGGGATCTATGCATCGAAGTGCCACTAAAAGAGCCCTTTTCAATGCCCTTGAAGAAGGTTTCTCAAGCAATTTAGGATCCAAAACACCTTCAGAATTACGATTGCTGACCATTGTCTTGATCCATTCAATCAGGTTAACCTGAAAAGCTACTAATCAGCCTGTGGAAAATAATCAAGTATTAGGTGACTTCCAGCATAAAGACCCCAGCACTAACCTCTCCTGTTGGCCTGTTATAGTCAACTGGGTTTCGACCAGAGATTATCTCCATAATGAGAACCCCAAAACTATAAACATCACTCCTCTCATTCAACATGCCAGTGCTAGCATATTCAGGAGCTACATAACTACAAAGACACAGACGGTGGGTCATCAATCTCAAATTTCACACCACCAATATGGCACAATGTAGGCATGAAATTCATAGCTATTATGAGTTTAGAAGCAACCCAAATGTTCCCATCACCCGTGTCGTTACATAGTTCCTCTCTGACCCCAAAAGCTTTGCGAGCCCAAAATCTGAGACCTTTGGATTCCAGTACTTATCAAGCAAAATGTTACTTGATTTAATGTCCCTGTGAATTACCTTTGGTTCGAGCCCCTCATGCAAGTACATCAACCTGCACATGCATTGGTCTCGGTGAGTACTGAACAAGTATATGATCAAATAAGCAAAGGTGACAATCAGCATTTCTTCTATACCCTTTTGCTGTTCCAAGAATGATGTTCATACGTATCTCCCAAGTAAGAGGGCTACAGAGTCCCACATCCCCATGAAGCCATTGATCCAAGTTCCCATTGTCAACGTACTCATATACAAGAATCCTAAGCAGCAACGCAACAAGAAGATTGTGAGTCACTTCATTTCTAAGCAATCCCCTTAAAGAATATGCAATCTTCTCACTTCATTTCTAAGCAATCCCCTTAAAGAACATGCAATCTTCTTGCAAATCTATGAGTGACTTCCCATGTTGTCAAACTAACTAAAACCGAAAGAAACAAGAAGGTGGATGCAATACCTGTGAGCGCCTTCCACACAGTAACCCAGTAACCTCACTAAGTTCTTGTGTCGCACGCGGCCAATTGCCTCCACTTCGACCGTGAACTCCCTCTCAGCTTGGCCTCTATCGACGAAGATGAAATGTCAGTGGAAAGCACACCTAAATCAACAGCAATTTCCAGCACGCAACAAGAACCAGATTGACTCATTCATTTAGATCAACATGCAAAGCAGGACATTTGCCTTGGCACACTAAAGATGCAATTTTTCTTGGACATTTTTGATACTTGGCGACCATTAACACTGGTTTGTTAACGAGAGTGAAGAGAACACAAGAAGTGGCAGGCAATCAGAGATACCTGTTGTTGAGCAAGTTCTTCACTGCGACCTGAGTGTTGTCCTGCAGTAGTCCAAGGTAGACAATGCCGTAGCCACCTTCGCCGATCACATTCTCATCGGCGAACACGTTGGTGGCCACCTCGAGCTCCCTGAGAGTGTACCAATGCCCCCATCCCAGATGAGACACCTCCGGAGCCCGGATCAAGGCGTGATCCACCGACCGGCCCTccacaccgccgccgccgccactgcGCTCAGGGTACATGATCCTATGGCCCTTCCCGATTTCAATGTGGATCTTTTGCTGCTCGATCGGGCTCTCCTCCTCCAAAGCCGGCGTCAGCAGGGCCTGCCGCTCGATGGACGCCGACGAGGGGGGGTCGGATTCCGGGAGCGGCTTCCGGAGGATCTCGCCGAGTGGCCGGGCGGCCGACGAGCGAAAAGAGGGGTCGACGCGGATCTCCTGGATTTCCTTGGAGACGATCGGGATGGAGGCGGTCGGAATGGGGCGGGGGGATGGGGTGGGCGGACCGTGCCTGGATGCGAGCCAGAGGgagatgaggaagaggaggagtacGAAGGCGGCGCCGACGCAGATGCCGACGACGACCCACATGTGGAGGCCGAAGACGGCGGTGCGCTTGGAAAGCTCGTCGTTGAGGAGCGGCGGGCTGCTGAGGCCCGACATGGTCCTGGGAAGCTAAGAGTAGCAGTGGCGGGGGagtgtggatatatatatatatatatatatatatatatatatatatatatatatatatatatatatatatatatatatatatatatatatatatatatatatatatatatatatatatatatatatatatatatatatatatatatatatatttatttatttatttatgtatgtatgtatgtatatgtatatatatattaatatatatatacactagtAATTAGGACTTATTAAATAGAGTCCTTGCAATtaatacattaaaaaaaagaaaacctataaatattattttataaacctTATTTAAAGGGAATAAGAAACAATGGCTAAAATTCTCAATGaattttattaagaaaaaaagaaaaatataatgaaaGTTTTAAGTTTTCATATAATAACATTAACACATACCATATAACATTTGTTTTCCAAACAAAAAGGGATCAGTTTGCTATTTAAAACGGAACAACCCATTCCTCTTCAATTAAATGAGATCAAAACATCTTATATTAAATTACTGATCATTATTAAGTCAATAGATGATAATAGAATTTGTTcattatattttagatattaaatATGAATTAAGCTACACATTCCACCACCATGAGCCCCTCCTTTGATATTAGACTATCTTAGTAGGAGGAAAGAGCCGTGGGTTGAGACTTTGCTTCCTTTCATGTGATCCACCAACTATGTAGGTGTGCACTGGCCACTATTGCAAAGTCCATCTTTGTTTAGATAGGTGGGACCATCCACTTTTCTTCCTGAAAAGTGACCACTGATGCAAGGTCTCAACAACATAGTGTTGCATCCATCGACTCGGGATGAATTGTGTATGGAATTAATGCAATCAAAATGGCATGAACTACTTTAAGGAGAGGAATACACGAGTTAATATACTCTGAAAGTGTAGTTTCATTCATTGCAATTCATCTGTTCTGATCTAAACTATAATGAGAGTAATTGATATCATGATTTATCTTACCCATTCGTATCGATTTACCGATCAACGGTTAATATGATACGTATCGAATTATATCGATGTATCGCTAGATACTAAAAAGAAATCTCAAATCATCCATACAACCCAAAACAAAAGTTActctaatattatatttatcacAACCGAGTCCAAATTAAATAGGTAATGCTTAAGAAAGTAATCATGTACTTGGAAGTAAGTTATAGCTTGTATATGAATTTAAGCTTTTCGATGTGAGATTATCGTATTGAAGCCTACGATACTTCAAATTTTGATGCGATTCCTTCAAATCAGCAGCTGAGCCAAACATAAGCGTTGGGGGCCTGGCGCTGCTGACCAATGGGAGACCGCACTTCTTCTTTCGGTCTCTGGTCCCAGACACAATATCTCATCCTGCACTCGTAAACAATGTTTATTATACCATCCGAGTTGGTATAATAtaaacggtatatatatatatatatatatatatatatcacccgAGTTTTGATCGATATATCCTAATGTATCATGTGTcaatatattaatataaaataatatatatcataGCATCAATAAACCGATCAGCTCAAAAGTGAAGGTAAAAGACGAGAGAGAATACGTTAAGAGTTTAATTATACATTAAAGTTTTTGAATAACTACCGATCAGCCAGAAGGAAAACGGAGAACTCTTACTAGCTAATGTTATAAGCTAAAAGCAATGGGTGTAGCTAGTAGATGAAAGATCATATAAAAAAGCGAGGCAAATTAAGCAGTCTCTTCGAGTTGGTTGATTACGAGCTACGAGGATCCGGCACGGCGTGCGTGAGAGGAGCACCGCGGGCACCTCCTCGTTCCATGGTGCTGTGATCAATATGGTTTAACACTCGACATAATTCGAGACGGGGACCCTTCGATACTGGCGAAGGGTCATGTGAGGAGACAAGAATGGCACCGGAAACAACGCTCGGAGCCATAATTGAACGGCCCAGCTCCCACGTGACATCAATTAACCCAAGAGGTGGAAGAACCACCATCACTTGAGCGTGCGAGCCGGGTCACGACCTGCTCAAGTTGACCCGTCCGTTATATTCATGTGCCAGATTTGGGTTCCATGATGAGGACGTCTACACAGGCTTTACATGCGAAGATTCATAGAAGATAAAACAAAATTAATACAAACTTGATAATAAATAGATGATCCTTTTTTCTTTATACTAATATCCTTGCATAAgcattatattattaatatatattcttACACGCACTTGAACTCGAGGGCCTGACTTATCAGGCGTGCAACAGTACGCTAAGCATTAGGATATCTTACCGAACGGAGTCTCTTATTCATTATTGCTATCAGAATGGAGATTTTGTTATTgttgatgttattattattattattattattattattattattattattattattatagaagaTGCAGTTTTTTAATGTTCACCGAGATCAGGGCTATTCAATAAACCCATTTATTGCAGCTCACCGACGGGTGCCTCGTTAAGCCAGAGGAAGTGAATGTAGTCATACAGCTTGGCGCTCACGCTTACCTGGTCATGGTGGAGTGTCAATAGTCCAGATTCAATACGATGATAATGCAACAGTGGAAGGGAAAAGCTAAGACAACCTTGTATGGTGTTGGGTTCAATCTCCTCATGTGATCGGGTCTCATTTGCTCTAGTTGCTGCAAACAACGTTCTCTGGATTTCTTCAGTGAAGGCAGCTCTGCTCTTGTTTTGTCTTCCAGAACAAAAGACCAAATCAGTGCATCATTGCATTACTTGTCATTTTTATCATTCTTAATCATTCATGTAAATGAACTGCCAAGGAGAGAGCGAATGCCAAAACAATAATCCAAAAACAAATCATTCAGCCATGAGAGCATTTGGTTAAATATAACTAATAACTGCTCACAAATATTATGCATCATAAACGGATAAAAGTTCCTAGCGTTTACCCAAACAGTAATAACCACTGCATTTCAATTTACTTTAAGGAGATGCAATATATGAAACAAAGTACTGCTTTCTTCTCTTATTTTGTCATGGCAAAGTTAGTCTAAGAGTAAGAAGATTACATTTCAACAAATTACTTAATTAGGAAAAGATATCCACCAAATATATCTCAGCCTAACAAACTAATTCTCTTTCTAACAAAGTTGATATATAGATTTTTGTGTATGTTCATTAAACAAGACGATCTTTTACTTCAGATACAAGATATGAAAAAGAAGAAAGTCGAGATGTAGCCTTTTTAAATGTCCCTTTTCAGGATGAAGTTTGGACCACTGAAGCTTCCCTATCCTCTTATGCAATGGATTGCCCTAACGTTAAATGCAAGTTTTTACCTCAATtgcataccaaacagaagcttttAAAGACATGACACTCTGAAGTTCTATTGCAAAGAAATCTCTTGTACTCTTTAAAGGGTTGGCATTGTCTCAAGTCCAATACAAAAGATCCCACTTTTCACAAATCCAAATTAACTTGAAAaagtgaatccatgtatattagttGAGCTTTAGAATCAAATATCATTTTAGCtattttttcatgttgtcttgcTGTTAACTGTAAATGAAATAGCAGCCACATACTCCATTGTGAACATTGGAGCGTGGGGGGCTTGTACCTGAATTTCCAAGCCAGTAGCACTTGAGCAGCTCCTCCACATGTTGGGGCACAACATATGCCCTCTTAGATTCACTGAATGGATGACGACACAAAATCCTCTCTCCCACCTGTTAAGTGGAAAAAAACAATAGAGTTAATAATGCACATAACCTAGCATTCCCAAAAGTTCAATCAGACAAAGCCTACAGAAGTCAAATTGTATAACAAAGGAATTCGACATTAGAAAGTCACAGATAAGTTGAACTTCTGACAGTAAGTTTTTGCAATTTATGTTCCTGTAGAAAAGCTTATTGTTGTACTAATCTTATGAGATTGTATATGTTCATACTGAGAAACATCATTTAAAAAGCATGAAGCctcaaaaatatgaaatgttagatTTATGTCAATTGACCTAGCATACCAAAAAAATTAACAATACAGCTTCAAAATGAGGAATCCTACAGATGATAGGTTTCTGCCTCACCGAGTTTTTGCAATTTATGATCCTACAGAAAAGCTGATTATAATACTTTCTAGGAGATTCTACAAGTTCATACTGAGAAATATCATGTACCAAAATGAAGCCCAAAGATAAAATGTTAAAGCTCAGCAATTGGGTCAATGCAGAAAGTTAAATGATACCTTTGGTGGAAGTTCATTGTCCCCGGTCATTATATCCACCAACGGGTAGCTTTCCCTTCCATACAGTCTGTAACATCGTTTTTTACATGGTATAGAGACCTAGAAAAAGGAAATGTTGCTGATAAGAAAATCATCACAGAAGTTACGTTTTAGTACACCATGATACCTTTGTAACATCTTCGGAAAGTTTGATTCGAGGTTGATTATTTATCTCAACTAGTTTGAATACACAACCAAGAGCAGCTTGAGCATAGCATGTAACGAGATAAGTACCAATTCCAAAGGCATCTATCTCATGACCCTGCATACAGATTTAGATAGTTTTCATCAATTAGAGCATGGTATAAATGTGGAAGCCGCAAAAGGTTGAGAAGAATACAACCATGTTCAAATATGTTAACTACAAAGACCCTGCAATTGTGATTAAGACCGAAAAAATTGACATGACAAAGTGTGCAGCatgaatacaaaaaaaaaaacagaacgaCAATGATGTAGGTTTAAGATGACAGGAACTTAGGAATTACTCTTGAATAGAAACAAATTGAAATAGAGGATTCAGACATACAACCAAAAGAGCAACACATGGTGATTCAAAAATGAAAGGAATAAGCCCTCTATTTCAGCAGGTTATCC
It encodes the following:
- the LOC135652811 gene encoding probable serine/threonine-protein kinase At1g01540, with product MSGLSSPPLLNDELSKRTAVFGLHMWVVVGICVGAAFVLLLFLISLWLASRHGPPTPSPRPIPTASIPIVSKEIQEIRVDPSFRSSAARPLGEILRKPLPESDPPSSASIERQALLTPALEEESPIEQQKIHIEIGKGHRIMYPERSGGGGGVEGRSVDHALIRAPEVSHLGWGHWYTLRELEVATNVFADENVIGEGGYGIVYLGLLQDNTQVAVKNLLNNRGQAEREFTVEVEAIGRVRHKNLVRLLGYCVEGAHRILVYEYVDNGNLDQWLHGDVGLCSPLTWEIRMNIILGTAKGLMYLHEGLEPKVIHRDIKSSNILLDKYWNPKVSDFGLAKLLGSERNYVTTRVMGTFGYVAPEYASTGMLNERSDVYSFGVLIMEIISGRNPVDYNRPTGEVNLIEWIKTMVSNRNSEGVLDPKLLEKPSSRALKRALLVALRCIDPDSQKRPKMGHVIHMLEVNDFPYRDERQANQTYRSSPLEKAKLLEIVESGDSSGHECNTNVNRSSRWRKQDD